Proteins co-encoded in one Spirosoma endbachense genomic window:
- a CDS encoding tetratricopeptide repeat-containing sensor histidine kinase, which yields MAFHCPGFTYAQSSKVDSLKKLVPSLSATDRIDGLNALSEAFWGMRILDSAQFFAMKAVDESTKIKYGLGLGNALANLATVDYEIGNFVEMEKRSLISISIFTKLHVEKRLANGYALLGQAIWAQSKFDQAIEAFDQAAHYYSRFKDSTALGRTYGRMALLEEERGNYERSFQYCLKALKFNKNEAFFSLGQLYADVGDYETAREYYGKISQRLKVGTYLKIGETYYLQTNYDSAQYYYQLYIRESRDVSKKTLTKAYALLGGLYLKLEKYDTALFYLNIALTDFEKDNNRNWIMRVLLELGKAYKESGEVSKAIKTTNELLTTAEESGARQYIRDAHYLLFQLFDRLEQKNSAYLHLKQYTALNNEIGIDISARKLSFYKTSHEREQAQLKIALLSQQRQLQQEELKQASQQREFLYMGILAIALLAFVLVRNVLLKKREEKHLRELAETELRIQKLETKKQLGDLEMQVLRTQMNPHFLFNSLNSINRFILQNNKSQASLYLTKFSRLVRMILQNSQNKLITLEQELDSLKLYLSLEALRFDDHFMFAITVQDDLDVSALKVPPLIIQPYVENAVWHGLMHKEEKGQLDIDVLSEKGFLYIKIMDNGIGRQKATMLQEKADTTHKSMGIGITSQRIAMLEEPSSKGSVAINDLVEINGTPCGTEVILKLPIMYD from the coding sequence GTGGCATTCCATTGCCCAGGTTTTACGTATGCCCAATCATCTAAAGTAGACAGTTTAAAAAAACTAGTACCGTCGTTAAGTGCTACCGATCGCATTGATGGGCTAAATGCATTGAGTGAAGCTTTCTGGGGCATGCGAATTCTCGACTCTGCCCAGTTTTTCGCCATGAAGGCTGTCGATGAGTCGACAAAAATTAAGTATGGATTGGGCTTAGGTAACGCCCTGGCTAACCTGGCGACTGTCGATTATGAAATAGGGAATTTTGTCGAGATGGAAAAAAGGAGCCTGATTTCTATTTCCATTTTTACGAAACTCCACGTCGAAAAACGATTGGCAAACGGATATGCTTTACTGGGACAGGCGATTTGGGCACAAAGTAAATTTGATCAGGCAATCGAAGCGTTCGATCAGGCCGCTCACTATTATAGTCGATTTAAAGACTCAACGGCTTTGGGCAGGACTTATGGCCGAATGGCCTTACTGGAAGAAGAAAGAGGGAACTACGAACGATCGTTTCAATATTGCCTGAAGGCGCTGAAATTCAATAAAAACGAGGCATTTTTTTCGTTGGGGCAGTTGTATGCTGATGTTGGCGATTATGAAACGGCCCGGGAATATTACGGCAAAATCAGCCAACGACTTAAAGTAGGAACCTACCTTAAAATTGGTGAAACCTATTACTTACAGACTAACTATGATTCTGCCCAATATTATTACCAGCTTTATATAAGAGAGAGTAGAGACGTGTCAAAAAAGACATTGACGAAGGCTTACGCACTCCTCGGCGGCTTATACCTGAAATTGGAAAAATACGATACCGCTCTATTTTATCTAAACATTGCGCTTACCGATTTTGAAAAAGACAATAACCGCAACTGGATCATGCGCGTCTTGTTGGAGTTAGGAAAAGCCTATAAGGAATCGGGTGAGGTTAGTAAAGCAATAAAAACTACGAATGAACTTTTGACTACCGCTGAGGAGTCCGGAGCCAGGCAATACATTCGGGATGCACATTATTTGCTATTTCAGTTATTTGATCGTTTAGAACAGAAAAACAGTGCTTATCTGCATCTTAAACAATACACAGCTCTTAACAATGAAATTGGGATTGATATATCGGCCCGCAAACTTTCCTTTTACAAAACCTCCCATGAACGGGAGCAGGCACAGCTCAAAATTGCTTTGTTAAGCCAGCAAAGACAACTGCAACAGGAAGAATTGAAACAGGCCTCTCAGCAAAGAGAGTTTCTATATATGGGGATATTGGCGATAGCCCTTCTTGCCTTCGTTTTGGTGCGCAATGTCCTGTTGAAAAAACGGGAGGAAAAGCACCTCCGTGAACTGGCCGAAACGGAACTCCGAATTCAAAAGCTCGAAACAAAAAAGCAATTGGGAGACCTGGAAATGCAGGTGCTTCGGACGCAGATGAATCCGCATTTTCTGTTCAATTCGCTGAATTCAATCAACCGGTTTATCTTACAAAATAACAAGTCACAGGCTTCGCTATACCTGACTAAGTTTTCACGCCTTGTGCGTATGATCCTGCAAAATTCACAAAACAAACTGATCACCTTAGAGCAGGAACTCGACTCTCTGAAACTGTATCTGAGTCTGGAAGCCCTTCGTTTTGATGACCATTTTATGTTTGCCATTACAGTACAGGATGATCTTGATGTTTCGGCCCTAAAAGTGCCTCCTCTGATTATCCAGCCCTATGTTGAAAATGCAGTCTGGCATGGATTAATGCATAAGGAAGAAAAAGGCCAACTGGATATTGATGTACTGAGTGAAAAAGGGTTTCTCTATATCAAAATCATGGATAATGGCATAGGTCGTCAAAAAGCAACCATGCTACAGGAAAAGGCAGATACAACCCATAAATCAATGGGAATTGGCATTACCTCGCAACGAATTGCAATGCTGGAGGAGCCAAGTTCAAAGGGATCTGTGGCGATCAATGATCTTGTTGAAATAAATGGTACACCCTGCGGTACAGAGGTTATCCTTAAATTACCAATTATGTATGATTAA
- a CDS encoding LytR/AlgR family response regulator transcription factor, producing MIKAILIDDEAHCLDTLSILLGEYCPDVTIVQTCRSAKTAIEAIEQTKPDVIFLDIQMPGTNGFQLLEQLGQVSFAVIFTTSYDQYAIKAIHLSALDYLLKPIDPTELMVAVDKVKKQKKLPSSEHFEQLFDRLQNKISGFRNIAIPTVEGFELIPVDQLIFCEADDNYTYLLLKDKRKVIASRTLKAIEEQLREFSYFVRVHHSYIVNINEVTKYVRGEGGYLIMSDSSVVNVSRSRKEALLKLF from the coding sequence ATGATTAAAGCCATCCTGATCGACGATGAAGCCCATTGCCTGGATACCCTTAGTATCCTGTTAGGGGAGTACTGTCCAGACGTTACAATCGTACAGACCTGCCGCTCGGCTAAAACGGCGATTGAGGCCATTGAACAAACCAAACCCGATGTAATTTTTCTGGATATTCAAATGCCGGGAACAAATGGGTTTCAACTGCTGGAACAATTGGGCCAGGTTTCATTTGCGGTTATTTTTACAACCAGCTATGATCAGTATGCTATTAAGGCGATCCATCTCAGTGCGCTCGACTACCTGCTAAAACCAATTGACCCTACTGAATTGATGGTGGCCGTTGACAAGGTTAAAAAGCAAAAAAAATTACCATCTTCAGAACATTTTGAGCAGCTTTTTGACCGTCTGCAAAATAAGATCAGCGGCTTCCGAAATATTGCCATTCCTACAGTAGAAGGATTTGAACTTATCCCGGTTGACCAACTAATTTTCTGTGAAGCCGACGATAATTACACCTACCTGTTACTGAAGGATAAACGGAAGGTTATTGCCTCACGAACCCTAAAAGCAATAGAAGAGCAACTGCGGGAGTTTTCCTATTTTGTCCGTGTTCACCATTCCTATATTGTCAATATTAACGAGGTGACCAAATATGTTCGGGGTGAAGGGGGCTATTTGATCATGAGTGATAGTTCGGTCGTTAACGTATCCCGTAGCCGGAAGGAAGCCTTGCTTAAATTGTTTTGA
- a CDS encoding FG-GAP repeat domain-containing protein has product MKRTKELITNTKAIDRVATLSLFLIVLKIGTLNAQQLPSYVYAYGDATPTYVDATSSQVPQDPDLHALDATFVDVDKDGDLDVVIAVEMGANRLYLNDGKGKLSWKKEAFGNARHDSEHVLSADFNKDGYPDIVFVAEDDHAHQLFLGGPGGVFTEATDRLPAKSEGNALAIGDVNQDGFPDILVGNSGEEKPGKKERASGQDFLWLNDAKHPGYFIDATSTHLPKDNDDTQDIKLADLDGDGDLDMVIANETPPSRLLVNDGQGHFSDASDRLELLVPMETRQVQIFDANGDNKPDLLFFNLTSNNHGWDKDPQVRLLINDGNGRFKDQTKNHLPENQFSSWGGIIVDFNRDGRPDILVGAIQVPGFVPLQVRAWQNEGNANFKDVTTQIVPGLTVGRHWGMALGDLNGDGKDDIFIGAWGTQARLLFSRVKGNTDSK; this is encoded by the coding sequence ATGAAACGCACTAAAGAATTAATAACCAATACGAAAGCAATAGATAGAGTAGCGACTTTATCACTCTTTTTGATCGTACTTAAGATAGGTACTTTGAACGCCCAGCAATTACCGTCTTACGTCTATGCGTACGGGGATGCCACTCCCACTTATGTAGACGCGACCTCATCGCAGGTGCCCCAGGATCCTGACCTACATGCACTGGACGCCACGTTTGTCGATGTTGATAAGGATGGTGACCTGGACGTAGTCATAGCCGTTGAGATGGGCGCGAACCGTCTTTACCTGAATGATGGTAAGGGAAAGCTCTCCTGGAAAAAAGAGGCCTTCGGTAATGCTCGCCATGATAGCGAACATGTATTGAGTGCTGATTTCAATAAGGATGGTTATCCCGACATTGTTTTTGTGGCGGAAGATGATCATGCCCATCAACTTTTTTTAGGTGGTCCTGGTGGTGTATTTACAGAGGCCACCGACAGACTTCCGGCTAAAAGCGAAGGCAATGCGCTTGCCATTGGCGATGTCAACCAGGATGGATTTCCAGACATTCTGGTTGGTAATTCGGGAGAAGAAAAACCGGGTAAAAAAGAACGCGCATCCGGACAGGATTTCCTCTGGCTGAATGATGCCAAACACCCCGGCTATTTTATCGATGCTACAAGTACGCATCTGCCTAAAGATAATGACGATACACAGGATATTAAATTGGCCGATTTGGATGGGGATGGCGATCTGGATATGGTCATTGCAAACGAAACACCCCCAAGTCGCTTACTCGTGAACGATGGTCAGGGGCATTTTTCAGATGCCTCCGATAGGCTGGAGTTGCTCGTACCCATGGAAACCAGGCAGGTGCAGATATTTGATGCAAATGGGGATAATAAACCTGATCTGCTATTTTTTAACCTCACCAGTAATAATCACGGTTGGGATAAAGACCCACAGGTACGTTTGCTTATCAATGACGGCAATGGACGCTTTAAAGACCAGACCAAAAACCATCTGCCCGAAAATCAATTTTCCAGTTGGGGCGGCATAATTGTCGATTTTAATCGGGATGGTCGCCCAGATATTCTGGTTGGGGCAATCCAGGTACCTGGTTTTGTACCCTTACAGGTTCGCGCCTGGCAAAATGAGGGCAATGCAAACTTTAAAGATGTCACAACACAAATTGTCCCCGGATTGACAGTCGGACGTCACTGGGGAATGGCTCTGGGGGATTTAAATGGAGATGGTAAAGACGATATCTTTATCGGTGCGTGGGGTACACAAGCCCGTCTGTTATTTAGCCGTGTCAAAGGAAATACGGATTCAAAGTAA
- a CDS encoding FecR family protein has product MTAYLHYTPEEFIQDDHFRRWVLMPDEDTGQFWRNFLTVYPDKKPDVTRARALLLAMESLGNDPSLEQGQRMKQTIFDHIEIQENTTQSVFTVVYTNFSRYWVSIAATIALVGMVWWYLSTHNSTYLPPTYDRQVAQVHEPLIEQTNQTKNTQRVQLPDGSTVLLSPNAKLSYEKVFTGTQRKVYLSGQGYFEVVKDDSKPFLVFANNVVTQVVGTRFTVNSAQSAIGISVIVKSGKVKVFTLEQYQKPETQKTAETIVLTANQQATYDPAQALLTKSIVARPEILQKPEKFPGFNFKSASINDVFTTLERSYGVTILYNQQSVEKCNLTAQLGDEPLFKKLDIICRTIDATYEVWGTKIVVTGKGCSPD; this is encoded by the coding sequence GTGACTGCTTATCTACACTATACACCGGAAGAATTCATTCAGGACGATCATTTTCGTCGTTGGGTGCTTATGCCTGACGAGGACACTGGGCAATTTTGGCGAAACTTCCTCACAGTTTATCCAGATAAAAAACCAGATGTCACCCGGGCTCGCGCCCTACTACTGGCCATGGAGTCGCTGGGCAATGATCCGAGCCTGGAACAGGGGCAGCGGATGAAGCAAACTATTTTTGACCACATAGAAATACAGGAGAATACAACTCAATCAGTATTTACCGTCGTTTACACCAATTTTTCGAGGTATTGGGTATCCATTGCCGCAACAATAGCGCTGGTAGGTATGGTTTGGTGGTATTTATCGACCCATAATTCGACGTATTTGCCACCAACTTATGACAGGCAAGTCGCTCAGGTACATGAACCGCTCATTGAGCAGACCAACCAAACCAAGAATACGCAACGCGTACAATTGCCGGATGGGAGTACTGTTCTGTTAAGTCCTAATGCTAAACTGAGTTATGAAAAGGTCTTTACCGGCACTCAACGGAAGGTTTACTTATCGGGACAGGGTTATTTTGAGGTGGTGAAAGACGATTCGAAGCCCTTTTTAGTCTTTGCCAATAATGTAGTTACCCAGGTAGTTGGCACTCGTTTTACCGTCAATAGCGCACAGAGCGCAATCGGCATAAGCGTCATTGTCAAGTCGGGGAAAGTAAAAGTATTCACCCTTGAGCAGTACCAAAAGCCAGAAACCCAAAAAACAGCGGAAACAATCGTGCTCACCGCCAATCAGCAAGCGACCTATGATCCAGCGCAGGCATTGCTAACAAAGAGCATCGTTGCCAGGCCGGAAATCTTACAAAAACCCGAAAAATTCCCTGGTTTCAATTTTAAAAGTGCTTCAATCAATGATGTATTTACCACGCTGGAACGGTCGTATGGCGTCACGATCCTGTATAACCAGCAGTCTGTTGAAAAATGCAATCTGACCGCTCAACTTGGTGATGAACCCTTATTTAAAAAATTAGATATAATCTGCCGGACGATCGATGCCACCTATGAAGTATGGGGAACAAAAATTGTCGTGACCGGAAAAGGCTGTTCACCCGATTAA